The DNA region CGGGACTGCCCGTTCCGGGAGACGCTGGACGTGCGCCTGCACGCCGCGCGGGAGAACGTCGTCCGCGGCGTGGTGGACGCCGACGACTTCGACGAGGAGCGGCTGGGCCGCACGCCGGAGAGTGTCTTCAACGAGCTGGTCCGCACCCGGCCCGTCCACGAGGACCTGGTCGTCACGCACGGGGACGCCTGCCTGCCGAACTTCATCGTGAACGGCGAATTCGTGGAGGGCCTGATCGACGTGGGCCGCGCCGGCATCGCCGACCGGCACATGGACCTCGCCCTGGCGTGGCGCAGCACCCGCAGCAACCTCGGCCCGGACCACGCCGAGCGCCTGCTGGACGAGTACGGCCGCGCGCTGGTGGACGAGGTGAAGATCGCGTACTACCTGCTGCTGGACGAACTGTTCTGACCGGCAGATGGGTGGTCAGTCCTTCAGTTCTGTCCTCGTGAAGTCTGCCGC from Deinococcus ficus includes:
- a CDS encoding APH(3') family aminoglycoside O-phosphotransferase, whose product is MTDPLAAAQPDLPPSFRRVLPAARWERVTVGESGAGVWRSQRFVVKLQPRTGLSVSSLLQERERLRWLAGRVPVPQVVAYEQDAGQEFLAMTRLPGIPMSDDDARLHPERMVSLLARALRELHALPIRDCPFRETLDVRLHAARENVVRGVVDADDFDEERLGRTPESVFNELVRTRPVHEDLVVTHGDACLPNFIVNGEFVEGLIDVGRAGIADRHMDLALAWRSTRSNLGPDHAERLLDEYGRALVDEVKIAYYLLLDELF